In the Agarivorans sp. Alg241-V36 genome, one interval contains:
- the ftsW gene encoding cell division protein FtsW, producing MKVMSKPLWVENTLSWLNPVAKESQEPLLFDRHLLWLALSLMVMGLVMVASSSIPEGIAISDDPFRFAKRHGIYLLLCLGVMAFVVQIPLYWWQSHNAKLLLLSGVALVLVLLIGRNINGSSRWIGLGPINMQPAEFAKLALFTYLAGYLVRRHEQVRENLKGFLKPLIVFFFLAVLLLAQPDLGSVVVMFVTTVGMLFLAGAKLIQFFGLIFTGVVAVVTLVIAEPYRMRRVSSFLDPWQDPFGSGYQLTQSLMAFGRGDWLGEGLGNSIQKLEYLPEAHTDFVVAVLAEELGFIGVCAVLLLLILLVSRAMKIGKQALLAEQAFAGYLACGIGIWFSFQTMVNVGAASGLVPTKGLTLPLISYGGSSLLAMSIAVAILLRIDHELRLANCQAYKRDAHG from the coding sequence ATGAAAGTAATGTCTAAACCACTTTGGGTCGAGAATACGCTGTCGTGGTTAAATCCAGTCGCTAAAGAAAGCCAAGAGCCCTTGCTGTTTGACCGTCATTTGTTGTGGCTGGCATTGTCACTAATGGTGATGGGCTTGGTCATGGTGGCTTCCTCTTCAATACCTGAAGGTATTGCAATTAGTGACGATCCTTTCCGTTTTGCTAAGCGACATGGCATTTACTTATTGTTGTGCTTAGGTGTGATGGCTTTTGTGGTGCAAATTCCGTTGTATTGGTGGCAATCTCATAACGCTAAACTATTGTTGTTGTCGGGTGTTGCCCTGGTGCTGGTATTACTTATTGGGCGCAATATTAATGGTAGTAGCCGCTGGATAGGCTTAGGGCCTATAAACATGCAACCTGCCGAGTTTGCCAAACTAGCGCTGTTTACCTATTTAGCGGGCTATTTAGTGCGCCGCCATGAGCAAGTTCGTGAAAACTTAAAAGGCTTTTTGAAGCCACTAATTGTGTTCTTCTTCCTAGCGGTACTGTTATTGGCTCAGCCAGATTTAGGCAGTGTAGTGGTGATGTTTGTTACTACTGTAGGCATGTTGTTTTTGGCAGGCGCCAAGTTGATTCAATTCTTTGGCTTAATCTTTACCGGTGTGGTTGCTGTGGTGACCTTAGTTATTGCAGAACCATATCGGATGCGCCGAGTCTCGTCCTTCCTCGACCCTTGGCAAGACCCTTTTGGTAGTGGCTATCAGCTTACTCAATCGTTAATGGCATTTGGTCGTGGTGATTGGCTAGGTGAGGGCTTAGGTAACTCGATTCAAAAACTCGAATACCTGCCAGAAGCGCATACTGATTTTGTAGTGGCGGTGCTAGCTGAAGAGCTGGGCTTTATTGGCGTATGCGCAGTATTACTGTTGCTTATTTTGCTGGTTAGCCGCGCCATGAAAATAGGCAAGCAGGCGCTGTTGGCAGAACAAGCTTTTGCTGGTTATTTAGCTTGCGGCATTGGCATTTGGTTTAGTTTTCAAACCATGGTGAATGTGGGGGCGGCTTCAGGTTTAGTGCCCACAAAAGGCTTAACCTTGCCGCTGATTTCTTATGGCGGCTCCAGTTTACTGGCGATGTCGATAGCAGTAGCGATTTTGTTGCGAATTGATCATGAACTTCGTTTGGCCAATTGTCAGGCCTATAAGAGAGATGCTCATGGTTAA
- the murF gene encoding UDP-N-acetylmuramoyl-tripeptide--D-alanyl-D-alanine ligase, whose protein sequence is MIALSLNELIKALDAQLVGDDLIIESVSTDTREQMQQALFVALVGERFDAHNYAQQAIEQGAAALLVSKKLAVEVPQLVVKDTRVALGQLASYLRNKLALNCCAITGSNGKTTVKEMTTAILSQGFEVLATQGNFNNDIGVPLSLLRANEKHQLGVLELGANHIGEIAYTVSLVKPKVALINNVSAAHIEGFGSQDGVLKAKSELFAELGHEQLALCEYQSNYQDYLDDAASPAKIEHFSLDNVNADYYASNIEALGLKGSSFTLHTPKGDCAAQVNLAGEHNVKNAVAAAALALNMGASLEQVKQGLAQLDKVPGRVNLQSLNDSVSLIDDSYNANPASFNAAINILANFEGKRFLIAGAMGEMGQQTKQVHKDLVKRALDSDIGLYSYGASFDEVLAELGQSSLGFDNHEALSQQLITALEQQHEPCLLLVKGSRSTRMEQVVQQLQQYYKKGSEC, encoded by the coding sequence ATGATTGCCTTAAGTCTTAATGAACTCATTAAAGCCTTAGATGCTCAGCTAGTGGGTGACGATCTTATTATCGAGTCAGTTAGTACCGATACCCGTGAGCAAATGCAGCAAGCTCTGTTCGTTGCTTTAGTTGGCGAGCGATTTGACGCGCATAACTACGCGCAGCAGGCTATTGAGCAAGGGGCGGCCGCTTTATTGGTTTCGAAAAAGCTAGCGGTAGAAGTGCCGCAGTTAGTGGTTAAAGATACCCGAGTAGCGCTTGGGCAGCTAGCTAGTTATCTGCGTAACAAGCTGGCTCTAAATTGTTGCGCGATTACCGGTAGCAATGGCAAAACCACCGTGAAGGAAATGACCACGGCGATTTTGTCGCAAGGTTTTGAAGTATTAGCCACCCAAGGTAACTTCAACAATGACATTGGTGTGCCTTTGTCTTTGTTGCGTGCTAACGAGAAACATCAGCTCGGAGTATTGGAGCTAGGCGCTAATCACATTGGTGAAATCGCTTATACGGTGAGCTTGGTTAAACCTAAGGTTGCCTTAATTAACAACGTCTCAGCTGCTCATATAGAAGGCTTTGGTTCTCAAGACGGCGTGCTCAAGGCGAAGTCTGAATTATTCGCAGAGTTAGGGCACGAACAGCTAGCGCTATGCGAGTACCAATCAAACTACCAAGACTATTTAGATGATGCAGCTAGCCCCGCTAAAATTGAGCATTTCTCCTTAGACAATGTAAATGCTGATTATTACGCCAGCAACATAGAAGCTTTAGGTTTAAAGGGTAGCAGCTTTACTTTGCACACTCCAAAAGGAGACTGTGCCGCGCAAGTCAATTTGGCGGGTGAGCACAATGTTAAAAATGCAGTGGCTGCAGCGGCTCTTGCCTTAAATATGGGCGCTTCACTTGAGCAGGTAAAACAAGGTTTGGCTCAATTGGATAAAGTGCCTGGTCGGGTAAATCTGCAGTCGCTAAACGACTCGGTTAGCTTAATCGATGATAGCTACAACGCCAATCCAGCTTCCTTTAATGCGGCAATCAATATACTGGCCAATTTTGAAGGTAAGCGCTTCCTTATCGCTGGCGCCATGGGAGAGATGGGGCAGCAAACAAAACAGGTTCATAAAGACTTGGTTAAGCGGGCACTTGACAGCGACATCGGCTTGTATTCTTATGGCGCGTCTTTTGACGAAGTGCTCGCTGAGTTGGGCCAGTCTTCGCTTGGTTTTGACAACCATGAAGCACTTTCTCAGCAGCTTATTACAGCCTTAGAACAGCAACATGAGCCATGCCTTTTGTTGGTTAAAGGGTCGCGTTCGACTCGCATGGAACAGGTTGTTCAACAGTTACAGCAATATTATAAAAAGGGTTCGGAATGTTAG
- the murD gene encoding UDP-N-acetylmuramoyl-L-alanine--D-glutamate ligase produces the protein MSKLQPQLRYAVVGLGASGLSSVRFLLKHDVLPLVCDTRQTPPGLAELPENLQVVCGELPLSQLLECDVVIVSPGIALATPELQNLAQAGVKLIGDVELFCHYAEAPVVAITGSNGKSTVTSLLGEMAKQAGLEVAVGGNIGVPALDLLSPQVELYVLELSSFQLETTTSLQAKAATLLNVSEDHMDRYQGMSDYIAAKQRVYQHAEYAVINLDDQHSQPQVQPKKALSFSLHLDADYRLSEDQQHLMCGQQALLATEELALVGTHNFSNILAALALADAAGLNLEACLQAAKNYQGLAHRCQLVARKQGIAWINDSKATNVGATLAALNGLAGGQGELWLIAGGDAKGGDLSELQAALGQVAGVVAFGKDKQRFKALDNRIELKDDLAESFRWCQQQAKEGDIVLLSPACASLDMYRNFEVRGQHFCDLVEAL, from the coding sequence GTGAGTAAGTTACAGCCACAATTACGCTATGCAGTCGTTGGCCTTGGTGCCAGCGGGCTTAGCTCTGTGCGCTTTTTACTTAAACACGATGTATTGCCTTTAGTTTGTGATACTCGCCAAACGCCGCCTGGCCTAGCTGAGTTACCAGAAAATTTGCAAGTGGTGTGCGGTGAGCTGCCACTTAGCCAGTTGCTCGAATGCGATGTGGTGATAGTTAGCCCAGGTATTGCCTTGGCAACTCCAGAGCTACAAAACTTGGCACAAGCCGGCGTAAAGTTAATCGGTGACGTAGAGTTGTTTTGTCACTATGCCGAGGCTCCGGTTGTTGCAATAACTGGCTCCAATGGCAAAAGCACGGTGACAAGTTTGCTAGGTGAAATGGCTAAGCAGGCCGGCCTTGAGGTTGCGGTGGGCGGTAACATTGGCGTGCCTGCTTTAGATTTGCTTTCTCCGCAAGTCGAATTATATGTGCTTGAGCTGTCTAGCTTCCAGTTGGAGACCACTACCAGCTTGCAGGCTAAAGCGGCCACTTTGCTGAATGTTAGCGAAGACCACATGGACCGCTACCAAGGCATGAGCGATTACATTGCCGCTAAACAAAGGGTTTACCAACATGCTGAATATGCGGTTATCAATTTAGATGACCAGCACTCGCAACCCCAAGTTCAGCCTAAGAAGGCCTTAAGTTTCTCGCTTCACCTAGATGCGGATTACCGTTTAAGTGAAGATCAGCAACATCTAATGTGTGGACAACAAGCGCTACTTGCTACCGAAGAACTCGCTCTTGTTGGGACCCATAACTTTTCAAATATTCTTGCCGCATTAGCCCTAGCGGATGCCGCCGGACTTAATCTTGAAGCTTGTTTACAAGCAGCAAAAAACTATCAAGGCTTGGCGCATCGTTGCCAGCTGGTGGCGCGTAAACAGGGCATTGCTTGGATCAATGATTCAAAGGCTACCAATGTTGGCGCAACCTTAGCTGCCTTAAACGGTTTAGCTGGTGGCCAAGGTGAACTGTGGTTGATTGCTGGTGGTGATGCCAAAGGCGGCGATCTAAGCGAGTTACAAGCGGCTTTAGGCCAAGTTGCTGGTGTAGTTGCGTTTGGTAAAGACAAGCAGCGATTTAAAGCATTAGATAATCGGATTGAGCTCAAAGATGATTTAGCAGAGAGCTTTCGCTGGTGTCAGCAACAAGCAAAAGAGGGAGATATAGTATTGCTTTCTCCAGCCTGCGCTAGCTTAGATATGTACCGGAATTTTGAAGTGCGTGGTCAGCATTTCTGTGACCTAGTGGAGGCGCTATGA
- the murG gene encoding undecaprenyldiphospho-muramoylpentapeptide beta-N-acetylglucosaminyltransferase — protein sequence MVNAKQKKLLVMAGGTGGHVFPGLAVADKLAAEGWDVSWLGTAERMEAQLVPKHGYPIDFISIKGVRGNGLLRKLAAPFKLLNAVRQARVVIKRYQPDVVLGMGGFASGPGGIAAWLLGKPLVLHEQNAAAGLTNKMLSKIASKVLMAFPGALDKAEVVGNPVRESVLALDEKTESDSASFNLLVIGGSLGAQVFNEQLAEGIKQSQLDLNIWHQAGKNKHSSAVDAYRLHELDKNLSEAPKIVEFIDDMAAAYQWSDVILCRAGALTVSEVAAAGIPAIFVPLPYAVDDHQTKNAQFLVKAGAARLLKQTEFTPQNIAVVLNEFADPVLRLSCARNARKQATTDATEKVAAVCQALIKE from the coding sequence ATGGTTAATGCGAAACAAAAAAAATTGTTAGTGATGGCGGGTGGCACTGGTGGTCATGTATTCCCTGGTTTGGCAGTGGCTGACAAACTGGCCGCAGAAGGTTGGGATGTATCGTGGCTAGGCACTGCTGAGCGTATGGAAGCCCAATTGGTACCTAAACATGGTTATCCCATCGATTTCATCAGCATTAAAGGCGTTCGCGGAAACGGCTTACTGCGCAAGCTAGCTGCACCGTTTAAATTGCTTAACGCAGTACGCCAAGCTCGAGTAGTCATTAAGCGTTACCAGCCGGACGTTGTATTAGGTATGGGCGGATTTGCTAGTGGCCCAGGTGGTATTGCTGCATGGTTGCTTGGTAAACCTCTGGTGTTGCATGAGCAAAATGCAGCAGCAGGCCTTACCAACAAAATGTTAAGTAAAATTGCCAGTAAAGTGCTAATGGCTTTCCCTGGAGCTTTAGATAAAGCCGAGGTGGTGGGTAATCCGGTTCGTGAGTCGGTATTAGCATTAGATGAAAAGACTGAAAGCGATTCAGCCAGCTTTAACTTGTTGGTCATCGGCGGAAGTTTGGGTGCTCAAGTGTTCAATGAGCAGTTGGCCGAAGGCATTAAACAAAGCCAACTGGATTTAAACATATGGCACCAAGCCGGTAAAAATAAACACAGCAGTGCAGTGGATGCGTATCGATTGCATGAACTTGATAAAAATTTGAGCGAAGCACCTAAAATTGTCGAATTTATTGATGACATGGCAGCAGCGTATCAATGGTCAGATGTGATACTCTGTCGCGCTGGCGCGCTAACGGTGTCAGAGGTGGCTGCAGCGGGTATTCCGGCTATTTTTGTGCCACTACCTTACGCCGTTGATGATCATCAAACCAAAAATGCACAATTTTTGGTAAAAGCGGGTGCCGCGCGTTTGTTAAAACAAACAGAATTTACGCCGCAAAATATTGCTGTAGTACTAAATGAATTTGCTGATCCTGTATTGCGTTTGTCTTGTGCTCGCAATGCACGAAAGCAGGCAACCACCGATGCTACCGAAAAAGTAGCAGCGGTATGCCAAGCGTTAATTAAAGAGTAG
- the murC gene encoding UDP-N-acetylmuramate--L-alanine ligase, with amino-acid sequence MSKVELAKLRTMIPEMRKVKRIHFVGIGGAGMGGIAEVLANEGYQISGSDQAANAMTERLQGVGAEVFFEHSESNIVGANVVVVSTAIKDDNPEVQAARAARIPVVRRAEMLAELMRYRHGVAVAGTHGKTTTTSLIASIYGQAELDPTFVIGGLLNSAGTNARLGNSRYLIAEADESDASFLHLQPMVAVVTNVEPDHMETYGGDEAQLHATFIDFLHNLPFYGVAVMCIDDPGVQALLPQIGRQIITYGFSEEADVRITQFSQQGDRCSFTVDRKGCELLDISLNMPGEHNALNAAAAIAVASEDGIEDAAIVEALTAFAGIGRRFQQYGEFETGNGSALLVDDYGHHPTEVLATVKAARAAWPERRLVMAFQPHRYSRTRDLYEDFVEVLAQVDSLLLLEVYSAGEEVIAGADSRALCRSLRQRGLEPIYVKQPSELNGLLAEVIEDGDVVLTQGAGNIGVLARQLGELQLNVSKLKGSEG; translated from the coding sequence ATGAGTAAAGTTGAGTTAGCCAAATTACGAACCATGATTCCTGAAATGCGCAAAGTGAAGCGAATTCACTTTGTGGGAATTGGTGGTGCCGGCATGGGCGGCATCGCGGAAGTATTGGCTAATGAGGGTTACCAAATCTCGGGTTCAGACCAAGCTGCAAATGCTATGACAGAACGCTTGCAAGGCGTTGGTGCCGAGGTGTTTTTTGAGCACAGTGAAAGCAACATTGTTGGTGCCAATGTGGTGGTGGTATCTACCGCTATTAAAGACGATAACCCAGAAGTGCAAGCTGCTAGAGCTGCGCGTATTCCAGTGGTGCGCCGCGCAGAAATGCTGGCTGAACTGATGCGTTACCGCCATGGCGTTGCCGTAGCGGGTACTCACGGTAAAACCACTACAACCAGCTTAATTGCTAGTATCTACGGCCAAGCTGAGTTGGACCCGACTTTTGTGATTGGCGGCCTATTGAATAGCGCCGGCACCAATGCTCGCTTAGGTAACAGCCGTTACCTCATTGCAGAAGCTGACGAAAGTGATGCGTCCTTTTTGCATTTGCAGCCAATGGTTGCAGTAGTGACCAATGTGGAACCCGACCACATGGAAACTTACGGTGGCGACGAAGCTCAACTTCACGCGACCTTCATCGATTTCTTACATAACTTGCCATTTTACGGAGTGGCGGTGATGTGTATTGACGACCCAGGTGTGCAGGCTTTACTGCCACAAATTGGTCGTCAAATTATTACCTATGGCTTCTCTGAAGAAGCCGACGTGCGGATTACTCAATTCTCCCAACAAGGCGATCGCTGCTCCTTCACTGTTGACCGCAAGGGCTGTGAGTTGCTGGATATTTCACTCAATATGCCGGGTGAGCACAATGCCTTAAATGCCGCTGCTGCAATTGCGGTAGCCAGTGAAGATGGCATTGAAGATGCCGCGATTGTTGAAGCGCTAACTGCCTTTGCCGGAATTGGTCGACGCTTCCAGCAATATGGCGAGTTTGAGACGGGAAATGGTTCAGCACTGTTGGTTGATGACTACGGACATCACCCAACCGAAGTGCTGGCAACGGTTAAAGCGGCTCGAGCTGCGTGGCCAGAGCGCCGTCTGGTTATGGCGTTCCAACCACATCGCTATTCTCGTACGCGTGATTTATATGAAGACTTTGTTGAGGTATTAGCTCAGGTAGACAGTTTATTACTGCTTGAGGTGTATTCAGCCGGTGAAGAAGTAATAGCAGGTGCAGATAGTCGCGCATTGTGTCGAAGCCTACGCCAACGTGGTTTAGAGCCAATTTACGTTAAACAGCCCAGTGAGCTTAACGGTTTACTGGCGGAAGTTATTGAAGATGGCGATGTGGTGTTAACTCAAGGCGCGGGCAATATTGGTGTATTGGCTCGTCAGCTAGGTGAGTTGCAGTTAAACGTTAGCAAGCTTAAAGGTAGTGAAGGTTAA
- a CDS encoding cell division protein FtsQ/DivIB gives MTLSDQQKQRASYWAGVGFFCVVLLSLAYAVHSVYSSFSDKQLSPMTRLLVSGKRDYVLDQELQQSLAALPEAGNFFSLDVSEVKLALEQLPWVKQVTVRKQWPDKLSIALQEQEVVARWNNAALLNRQGQIFEAPQQRVTKALASLSGPDEQAESVLRTFRQLQQVLQARQLSIVSLALNERHAWKVELASGMVLKLGKEDKLNRIERFVSVYPRLKPNAVDYIDLRYDTGFAVGWKKQEGLAIDDQSNG, from the coding sequence ATGACGCTAAGTGACCAGCAAAAGCAGCGAGCAAGCTATTGGGCTGGAGTAGGATTTTTTTGTGTAGTGCTGCTGAGTTTAGCTTATGCCGTGCACTCGGTTTATAGCTCATTCAGCGATAAACAGCTTAGCCCAATGACTAGGTTATTGGTGTCGGGTAAACGTGATTACGTACTCGACCAAGAGTTGCAGCAAAGCTTAGCGGCTTTGCCAGAAGCGGGTAACTTTTTTAGCCTTGACGTTTCAGAGGTTAAGTTGGCCTTGGAGCAGTTGCCTTGGGTTAAGCAGGTAACCGTTCGCAAGCAATGGCCGGATAAGTTATCGATTGCTTTGCAAGAACAAGAAGTAGTAGCGCGTTGGAATAACGCAGCTTTGCTTAATCGGCAAGGGCAAATATTTGAAGCGCCACAGCAGCGAGTGACTAAAGCTTTGGCTTCGCTCAGTGGGCCCGATGAGCAGGCTGAATCGGTGTTAAGAACTTTTCGCCAGCTTCAGCAGGTGTTGCAAGCTCGCCAGTTAAGCATCGTTAGCTTGGCATTAAATGAGCGCCATGCTTGGAAAGTAGAGTTAGCCAGCGGAATGGTGTTGAAGCTAGGCAAAGAAGATAAGCTCAATCGCATTGAGCGTTTTGTATCGGTATACCCGAGATTAAAACCTAATGCGGTAGATTATATAGATTTACGCTATGACACTGGTTTTGCAGTGGGATGGAAGAAACAGGAAGGTTTGGCAATAGATGACCAAAGTAACGGATAG
- a CDS encoding D-alanine--D-alanine ligase, with amino-acid sequence MASLRMNRVAVLYGGDSAEREVSLKSGSAVLSGLLRAGINAEGVDTKGFDLNLLKQKKYSHVFIALHGRGGEDGTLQGALEYLGLPYTGSRVLGSALAMDKIRCKQIWQNIGLPTAAYAIVEQDSYMPEDAVEILAKLSGEVIVKPALEGSSIGMAKADSAEQLQEAIENAFEYDTRVLIEQWITGAEYTVSIVGGTVMPSIRMQTPHSFYDYSAKYQSSSTEYFCPSGLSDEQEAQLAEIALKAFKSVDCEGWGRVDFMADQQGNWYLLEVNTSPGMTEKSLVPMAAKQYGLSFDQLVVSILDLAH; translated from the coding sequence ATGGCGAGTTTACGAATGAATCGAGTAGCAGTGCTGTATGGCGGCGATTCAGCTGAGCGTGAAGTGTCTTTAAAGTCTGGTAGCGCAGTGCTATCGGGTTTGCTGCGTGCTGGCATTAATGCAGAAGGTGTAGATACCAAAGGTTTCGACTTAAACCTGCTTAAGCAGAAAAAATATAGCCATGTATTCATTGCCTTGCATGGTCGAGGTGGCGAAGACGGCACCTTACAAGGTGCGCTTGAATACTTAGGTTTGCCTTACACCGGCAGCCGAGTGCTGGGTTCGGCTTTGGCCATGGACAAAATTCGTTGTAAACAAATTTGGCAGAATATTGGTTTACCTACGGCGGCTTACGCGATTGTAGAGCAAGATAGCTACATGCCGGAGGATGCGGTTGAAATTTTGGCCAAGCTGTCGGGTGAGGTGATTGTTAAGCCTGCGTTAGAGGGCTCTAGCATTGGCATGGCAAAAGCGGATAGCGCTGAGCAATTACAAGAAGCCATTGAAAATGCCTTTGAGTACGACACAAGAGTATTGATTGAACAATGGATTACTGGTGCTGAATATACGGTATCGATTGTAGGTGGCACGGTAATGCCTTCGATAAGAATGCAAACGCCACATAGCTTTTACGATTACAGCGCGAAGTATCAAAGTAGTTCAACCGAGTATTTCTGTCCAAGTGGCTTAAGCGATGAGCAAGAAGCCCAGTTAGCCGAAATAGCCTTAAAAGCATTTAAGTCGGTGGATTGTGAAGGTTGGGGCCGAGTTGATTTTATGGCTGACCAACAAGGTAATTGGTATTTATTGGAAGTGAATACTTCGCCGGGCATGACAGAGAAAAGCTTAGTGCCAATGGCTGCTAAGCAATATGGTTTGAGCTTTGACCAGCTGGTTGTCAGCATTTTGGATTTGGCGCACTAG
- the mraY gene encoding phospho-N-acetylmuramoyl-pentapeptide-transferase has protein sequence MLVWLAEYLQQYFSGFSLFGYLTFRAIVSILTALVFGLWMGPKLIRRLQLLQIGQTVRNDGPESHLSKSGTPTMGGVLIIASVFLSTLLWARLDNPYVWVMLFVFGSYGAIGFVDDYRKVIRKDPAGLIARWKYFWQSVVALIVAVYLFWSSDSAAQTQLVLPFIKDIMPQLGWLFIPLTYLVIVGSSNAVNLTDGLDGLAIMPSVMVASAFALVAYLTGHVNFSSYLFIPYIPEASELVVVCTAMVGAGLAFLWFNTYPAQVFMGDVGSLALGAALGAVAVLVRQELLLVIMGGVFVMETVSVILQVGSYKLRGQRIFRMAPIHHHYELKGWPEPRVIVRFWIISLILVLIGLATLKVR, from the coding sequence ATGTTAGTTTGGTTAGCGGAATATCTGCAGCAATACTTTAGTGGATTTTCGCTATTTGGGTATTTAACCTTTAGAGCAATTGTCAGCATATTAACCGCCTTAGTCTTCGGACTATGGATGGGGCCTAAGCTTATTCGTCGTTTACAGTTGTTACAAATTGGTCAAACCGTGCGTAACGATGGTCCAGAGTCGCATTTAAGTAAATCTGGCACGCCTACCATGGGCGGTGTATTGATTATCGCCTCGGTGTTTTTGTCTACTTTATTGTGGGCCCGTTTAGACAACCCTTATGTATGGGTAATGTTATTTGTATTTGGTAGTTATGGCGCTATCGGTTTTGTTGATGATTACCGCAAGGTGATTCGCAAAGATCCAGCTGGTTTGATTGCCCGCTGGAAGTACTTTTGGCAATCAGTGGTAGCGCTAATTGTAGCCGTTTACTTATTCTGGAGCTCAGACTCAGCTGCGCAAACCCAGTTGGTGTTGCCATTTATCAAAGATATTATGCCACAATTAGGTTGGCTGTTTATTCCGCTAACTTATTTAGTGATTGTAGGAAGCAGCAATGCAGTAAACCTTACCGATGGTTTAGATGGTTTAGCCATTATGCCAAGCGTGATGGTGGCATCCGCTTTTGCTTTAGTCGCCTACCTTACTGGCCATGTGAATTTCTCAAGTTACTTGTTTATCCCTTATATCCCAGAAGCTAGCGAACTCGTTGTGGTGTGCACCGCCATGGTGGGAGCGGGCTTAGCTTTTCTTTGGTTCAATACCTATCCAGCTCAAGTATTTATGGGCGATGTGGGTTCCTTAGCGCTAGGCGCGGCCTTAGGTGCCGTTGCTGTATTGGTACGTCAAGAGTTGCTGCTAGTGATTATGGGCGGTGTATTTGTAATGGAAACTGTGTCGGTAATCCTGCAAGTAGGCTCTTACAAATTACGCGGGCAGAGAATTTTCCGTATGGCGCCTATTCATCACCACTACGAGCTTAAAGGTTGGCCTGAGCCACGAGTGATTGTGCGCTTTTGGATTATTTCGTTAATTTTAGTTTTGATTGGCCTAGCAACCCTCAAGGTGCGCTAA